From a single Canis aureus isolate CA01 chromosome 5, VMU_Caureus_v.1.0, whole genome shotgun sequence genomic region:
- the NKD1 gene encoding protein naked cuticle homolog 1 isoform X2, which produces MPHPGSHTVSEGSGSKQKLNLPRLAERVALPPEKTDGLTSGDEKRREKASESCPGSKKQLKFEELQCDVSVEEDSRQEWTFTLYDFDNNGKVTREDITSLLHTIYEVVDSSVNHSPTSSKTLRVKLTVAPDGSQGKKGILLNHPDLQGTRPRAETKPAEELRSWEKKQRAPLRFQGDSRLEQSGCYHHCVDENIERRNHYLDLAGIENYTSQFGPGSPSVAQKSELPPRTSNPTRSRSHEPEAIHVPHRKPQGADPGSFHFLDTPFAKVSEVQQRLRGTQDGSKHFVRSPKAQGKSVGVGHVARGARSKPPVGPAVPAVSPAAHLAASPALLPTLAPLGHKKQKHRAKESQQGGRGLQAPLAVGGSVVGRDRGRDLPAVVVYESPAGQAVQRHEHHHHHEHHHHYHHFYQT; this is translated from the exons ATGCCCCACCCTGGGTCACACACAGTATCAGAAGGATCCGGATCCAAGCAGAAACTAAACCTCCCCAGGCTAGCTGAGAGAG TGGCCCTGCCTCCAGAGAAGACAGATGGGCTGACCAGCGGAGatgagaagaggagggagaaggcaaGCGAATCTTGCCCTGGCTCCAAGAAGCAGCTGAAATTTGAA GAGCTCCAATGTGACGTGTCTGTGGAAGAGGATAGCCGGCAGGAGTGGACCTTCACCCTGTATGACTTTGACAACAATGGCAAGGTCACCCGCGAG GACATCACCAGCCTGCTGCACACCATCTACGAGGTGGTTGACTCCTCTGTCAACCATTCCCCGACCTCGAGCAAGACGCTGCGGGTGAAGCTCACAGTGGCCCCTGATGGAAGCCAGGGCAAGAAGGGCATCCTTCTCAATCACCCTG ACCTGCAGGGCACGAGGCCCAGAGCGGAGACCAAGCCTGCCGAGGAGCTCCGAAGCTGGGAGAAGAAGCAGCGAGCCCCACTCAG GTTCCAGGGTGACAGCCGTCTGGAGCAGTCTGGCTGCTACCACCACTGCGTGGATGAGAATATTGAGAGGAGAAACCACTACTTAGATCTCGCCGGGATAGAGAACTACACATCCCAGTTTGGGCCTG GCTCCCCATCAGTGGCCCAGAAGTCAGAGCTGCCCCCCCGCACCTCCAACCCCACTCGGTCTCGCTCCCATGAGCCAGAAGCCATCCACGTCCCACACCGAAAGCCCCAAGGCGCGGACCCGGGCTCCTTCCACTTCCTTGACACCCCATTCGCCAAGGTCTCGGAGGTCCAGCAGCGGCTCCGGGGCACCCAGGACGGGAGCAAGCACTTTGTGAGGTCCCCCAAGGCCCAGGGCAAGAGCGTGGGTGTGGGCCACGTGGCCAGAGGGGCAAGAAGCAAACCCCCCGTGGGACCCGCCGTCCCCGCGGTGTCCCCGGCCGCCCACCTGGCCGCcagccccgccctcctccccacgCTGGCGCCCCTCGGGCACAAGAAGCAGAAGCACCGAGCCAAGGAGAGCCAGCAGGGGGGCCGGGGTCTGCAGGCGCCCCTGGCGGTGGGCGGCAGTGTCGTGGGGCGGGACCGCGGGAGGGACCTGCCCGCTGTGGTGGTGTATGAGAGCCCGGCCGGCCAGGCGGTCCAGAGACACGAACACCACCACCATCACGAACACCACCACCATTACCACCACTTCTACCAGACATAG
- the NKD1 gene encoding protein naked cuticle homolog 1 isoform X4 has translation MPAHEPNDGWRERVALPPEKTDGLTSGDEKRREKASESCPGSKKQLKFEELQCDVSVEEDSRQEWTFTLYDFDNNGKVTREDITSLLHTIYEVVDSSVNHSPTSSKTLRVKLTVAPDGSQGKKGILLNHPDLQGTRPRAETKPAEELRSWEKKQRAPLRFQGDSRLEQSGCYHHCVDENIERRNHYLDLAGIENYTSQFGPGSPSVAQKSELPPRTSNPTRSRSHEPEAIHVPHRKPQGADPGSFHFLDTPFAKVSEVQQRLRGTQDGSKHFVRSPKAQGKSVGVGHVARGARSKPPVGPAVPAVSPAAHLAASPALLPTLAPLGHKKQKHRAKESQQGGRGLQAPLAVGGSVVGRDRGRDLPAVVVYESPAGQAVQRHEHHHHHEHHHHYHHFYQT, from the exons ATGCCTGCCCACGAGCCCAACgatggatggagggagagag TGGCCCTGCCTCCAGAGAAGACAGATGGGCTGACCAGCGGAGatgagaagaggagggagaaggcaaGCGAATCTTGCCCTGGCTCCAAGAAGCAGCTGAAATTTGAA GAGCTCCAATGTGACGTGTCTGTGGAAGAGGATAGCCGGCAGGAGTGGACCTTCACCCTGTATGACTTTGACAACAATGGCAAGGTCACCCGCGAG GACATCACCAGCCTGCTGCACACCATCTACGAGGTGGTTGACTCCTCTGTCAACCATTCCCCGACCTCGAGCAAGACGCTGCGGGTGAAGCTCACAGTGGCCCCTGATGGAAGCCAGGGCAAGAAGGGCATCCTTCTCAATCACCCTG ACCTGCAGGGCACGAGGCCCAGAGCGGAGACCAAGCCTGCCGAGGAGCTCCGAAGCTGGGAGAAGAAGCAGCGAGCCCCACTCAG GTTCCAGGGTGACAGCCGTCTGGAGCAGTCTGGCTGCTACCACCACTGCGTGGATGAGAATATTGAGAGGAGAAACCACTACTTAGATCTCGCCGGGATAGAGAACTACACATCCCAGTTTGGGCCTG GCTCCCCATCAGTGGCCCAGAAGTCAGAGCTGCCCCCCCGCACCTCCAACCCCACTCGGTCTCGCTCCCATGAGCCAGAAGCCATCCACGTCCCACACCGAAAGCCCCAAGGCGCGGACCCGGGCTCCTTCCACTTCCTTGACACCCCATTCGCCAAGGTCTCGGAGGTCCAGCAGCGGCTCCGGGGCACCCAGGACGGGAGCAAGCACTTTGTGAGGTCCCCCAAGGCCCAGGGCAAGAGCGTGGGTGTGGGCCACGTGGCCAGAGGGGCAAGAAGCAAACCCCCCGTGGGACCCGCCGTCCCCGCGGTGTCCCCGGCCGCCCACCTGGCCGCcagccccgccctcctccccacgCTGGCGCCCCTCGGGCACAAGAAGCAGAAGCACCGAGCCAAGGAGAGCCAGCAGGGGGGCCGGGGTCTGCAGGCGCCCCTGGCGGTGGGCGGCAGTGTCGTGGGGCGGGACCGCGGGAGGGACCTGCCCGCTGTGGTGGTGTATGAGAGCCCGGCCGGCCAGGCGGTCCAGAGACACGAACACCACCACCATCACGAACACCACCACCATTACCACCACTTCTACCAGACATAG
- the NKD1 gene encoding protein naked cuticle homolog 1 isoform X3, translated as MKDLLVKRRQSRPRWSLEKTQDEVALPPEKTDGLTSGDEKRREKASESCPGSKKQLKFEELQCDVSVEEDSRQEWTFTLYDFDNNGKVTREDITSLLHTIYEVVDSSVNHSPTSSKTLRVKLTVAPDGSQGKKGILLNHPDLQGTRPRAETKPAEELRSWEKKQRAPLRFQGDSRLEQSGCYHHCVDENIERRNHYLDLAGIENYTSQFGPGSPSVAQKSELPPRTSNPTRSRSHEPEAIHVPHRKPQGADPGSFHFLDTPFAKVSEVQQRLRGTQDGSKHFVRSPKAQGKSVGVGHVARGARSKPPVGPAVPAVSPAAHLAASPALLPTLAPLGHKKQKHRAKESQQGGRGLQAPLAVGGSVVGRDRGRDLPAVVVYESPAGQAVQRHEHHHHHEHHHHYHHFYQT; from the exons atgaaGGACCTCTTGGTGAAGAGAAGGCAATCCAGACCACGCTGGTCTTTGGAGAAGACACAGGATGAGG TGGCCCTGCCTCCAGAGAAGACAGATGGGCTGACCAGCGGAGatgagaagaggagggagaaggcaaGCGAATCTTGCCCTGGCTCCAAGAAGCAGCTGAAATTTGAA GAGCTCCAATGTGACGTGTCTGTGGAAGAGGATAGCCGGCAGGAGTGGACCTTCACCCTGTATGACTTTGACAACAATGGCAAGGTCACCCGCGAG GACATCACCAGCCTGCTGCACACCATCTACGAGGTGGTTGACTCCTCTGTCAACCATTCCCCGACCTCGAGCAAGACGCTGCGGGTGAAGCTCACAGTGGCCCCTGATGGAAGCCAGGGCAAGAAGGGCATCCTTCTCAATCACCCTG ACCTGCAGGGCACGAGGCCCAGAGCGGAGACCAAGCCTGCCGAGGAGCTCCGAAGCTGGGAGAAGAAGCAGCGAGCCCCACTCAG GTTCCAGGGTGACAGCCGTCTGGAGCAGTCTGGCTGCTACCACCACTGCGTGGATGAGAATATTGAGAGGAGAAACCACTACTTAGATCTCGCCGGGATAGAGAACTACACATCCCAGTTTGGGCCTG GCTCCCCATCAGTGGCCCAGAAGTCAGAGCTGCCCCCCCGCACCTCCAACCCCACTCGGTCTCGCTCCCATGAGCCAGAAGCCATCCACGTCCCACACCGAAAGCCCCAAGGCGCGGACCCGGGCTCCTTCCACTTCCTTGACACCCCATTCGCCAAGGTCTCGGAGGTCCAGCAGCGGCTCCGGGGCACCCAGGACGGGAGCAAGCACTTTGTGAGGTCCCCCAAGGCCCAGGGCAAGAGCGTGGGTGTGGGCCACGTGGCCAGAGGGGCAAGAAGCAAACCCCCCGTGGGACCCGCCGTCCCCGCGGTGTCCCCGGCCGCCCACCTGGCCGCcagccccgccctcctccccacgCTGGCGCCCCTCGGGCACAAGAAGCAGAAGCACCGAGCCAAGGAGAGCCAGCAGGGGGGCCGGGGTCTGCAGGCGCCCCTGGCGGTGGGCGGCAGTGTCGTGGGGCGGGACCGCGGGAGGGACCTGCCCGCTGTGGTGGTGTATGAGAGCCCGGCCGGCCAGGCGGTCCAGAGACACGAACACCACCACCATCACGAACACCACCACCATTACCACCACTTCTACCAGACATAG